One window from the genome of Phycisphaerales bacterium encodes:
- a CDS encoding CinA family nicotinamide mononucleotide deamidase-related protein, with translation MTKRPRAAILSVGDELVLGEKLDTNSMWLADQLGRLGLLVTEHRTVPDDLEELSNVMQEMAATADALLVGGGLGPTADDLTREAFAAALGSLTGVPQPLVEDAASIQEIRERFAMAGREMPESNRVQALRPEAARRLPNAFGTAPGMLYQGEASDSARLIACLPGPPREMQPMFESSVAPLLRSLPGIRHAELRVVQVFGLGESEVATRIAGLMQRSNNPAVGTTASSGMVTCRVRVEPSEAVRGPYQTDEPVAAVDEAIAAIEQATGRFVVGYREEPLEAFLLEEATERGVMISTAESCTGGLLSELITGRAGSSEAYAGGWVTYSNAMKQRELGVPGELLQRHGAVSGEVARAMAAGALERSGAGLALSVTGVAGPGGGTSEKPVGTVWIGCATSDQAPIAKRFRFAGGRGSIRRWTANTALFIGLQALRGRLEDRLLRETT, from the coding sequence ATGACCAAGCGACCCCGCGCTGCCATCCTTTCGGTCGGTGACGAACTCGTGTTGGGCGAGAAGCTCGACACGAACTCGATGTGGCTCGCCGATCAGCTCGGTCGGCTGGGCTTGCTCGTCACCGAGCACCGGACCGTCCCCGACGACCTCGAAGAACTCTCGAACGTCATGCAGGAAATGGCCGCTACGGCCGATGCGCTGCTCGTGGGCGGTGGCCTGGGACCCACCGCCGACGACCTCACTCGCGAGGCCTTCGCTGCGGCCCTCGGAAGCCTGACGGGCGTGCCCCAGCCCCTGGTCGAGGACGCCGCGTCGATCCAAGAGATTCGCGAACGCTTCGCGATGGCGGGGCGTGAGATGCCCGAGTCGAACCGGGTCCAGGCGCTGCGACCAGAGGCCGCACGCCGGCTGCCCAATGCCTTCGGCACGGCGCCGGGCATGCTGTACCAAGGCGAAGCGAGCGACTCGGCCCGCCTTATCGCGTGCTTGCCCGGTCCGCCACGAGAGATGCAGCCGATGTTCGAGTCGAGCGTCGCGCCGCTGCTCCGGTCGCTGCCGGGAATCCGGCATGCCGAGCTGCGAGTGGTCCAGGTGTTCGGCCTGGGCGAGAGTGAGGTTGCGACCCGCATCGCCGGATTGATGCAACGTAGCAACAACCCAGCCGTGGGGACGACCGCGTCTTCGGGCATGGTGACTTGCCGGGTCCGGGTCGAGCCTTCCGAGGCGGTGCGTGGCCCCTACCAGACGGACGAGCCGGTCGCGGCGGTCGACGAAGCAATTGCCGCCATCGAGCAAGCGACGGGGCGCTTCGTGGTTGGGTACCGCGAGGAACCACTCGAGGCGTTCCTCCTCGAAGAAGCCACGGAGCGAGGGGTGATGATCTCCACGGCCGAGTCGTGTACTGGCGGGCTGCTGAGCGAACTCATTACCGGCCGGGCCGGGAGCTCCGAGGCGTACGCGGGCGGATGGGTGACCTACAGCAACGCCATGAAGCAACGCGAGTTGGGCGTGCCCGGCGAGTTGCTCCAGCGTCACGGGGCGGTCAGCGGCGAGGTCGCCCGAGCGATGGCGGCCGGGGCGCTCGAGCGTTCGGGGGCCGGCTTGGCCCTGTCGGTCACGGGCGTGGCCGGGCCGGGCGGCGGCACGTCCGAGAAGCCCGTAGGTACGGTCTGGATCGGTTGCGCGACCTCGGATCAAGCGCCCATTGCCAAGCGGTTTCGGTTCGCCGGCGGGCGAGGCTCGATCCGGCGGTGGACGGCCAACACGGCCCTTTTTATCGGTCTGCAGGCCCTCCGTGGCCGCCTCGAGGACCGATTGCTGCGGGAAACGACCTAG
- a CDS encoding Hpt domain-containing protein has translation MASPGHEPLLSVYENDPDVGEIVALFVSEMPRRRADIVRAAEAGDAAEAARFAHQLKGAAGGYGFETLGQIAAAAEHALNDLQPSKSDDASAVYAAAAPLIDACDRVRLANPGAAA, from the coding sequence ATGGCAAGTCCCGGCCACGAACCACTATTGAGCGTCTACGAGAACGATCCGGACGTCGGCGAGATCGTCGCTCTGTTCGTCTCGGAGATGCCCCGCCGACGCGCCGACATCGTGCGCGCCGCCGAGGCAGGCGATGCGGCCGAGGCGGCCCGATTCGCCCACCAGCTCAAGGGCGCGGCCGGTGGATACGGGTTCGAAACGCTCGGCCAGATCGCCGCGGCGGCAGAACACGCGCTCAACGACTTGCAGCCGTCCAAGAGCGACGACGCCTCGGCCGTGTATGCGGCCGCGGCACCCTTGATCGACGCGTGCGATCGCGTTCGCCTGGCAAATCCCGGGGCCGCGGCCTGA
- a CDS encoding response regulator, with product MSENADQLPQPASKPIVLIVDDSPLVHRLLKARLRDETIELRHAHSGAEALELVCTEDVATVLLDLSMPSMDGFEVLRALAAKDETVHVPVIVLSGQQDSQDKVMAFGLGAIDYITKPFDLAELRARMPHLCASIGSCACSASGPSSTA from the coding sequence TTGAGCGAGAACGCCGACCAACTCCCTCAGCCCGCATCGAAGCCGATCGTGCTCATCGTCGATGATTCGCCGCTGGTGCACCGACTGCTGAAGGCCCGGCTGCGCGACGAGACGATCGAGTTGCGCCACGCGCACTCTGGCGCCGAAGCGCTCGAACTGGTGTGCACGGAAGACGTCGCCACCGTCCTGCTCGACCTGAGCATGCCCTCGATGGATGGGTTCGAGGTGCTCCGGGCGCTGGCCGCGAAGGACGAAACGGTGCACGTGCCGGTCATCGTGCTCTCGGGCCAGCAGGATTCCCAGGATAAGGTCATGGCGTTCGGACTTGGCGCCATCGACTACATCACCAAGCCATTCGACCTGGCCGAGTTGCGTGCCCGGATGCCTCATCTCTGCGCATCCATCGGCTCGTGCGCATGCTCAGCGAGCGGGCCCAGCTCGACGGCCTGA
- a CDS encoding GGDEF domain-containing protein: protein MLSERAQLDGLTALWNRSHFDERLAQLVSSAERSNRPLSLALLDLDHFKSINDNYGHPAGDAALQGAAEILSSSARSSDVPCRYGGEEFAIILPETTAEQARTLCERIRESIADRHWPAHPDRKITVSIGIAGSEGSTGLPPDQWVAHADATLYKAKEAGRDRVMLTTLTKGGPKLAAAG from the coding sequence ATGCTCAGCGAGCGGGCCCAGCTCGACGGCCTGACGGCACTCTGGAACCGCAGCCACTTCGACGAACGGCTCGCGCAGCTCGTGAGCTCGGCCGAGCGTAGCAACCGCCCCCTCTCGCTCGCCTTGCTCGACCTGGATCACTTCAAGAGCATCAACGACAATTACGGCCACCCCGCGGGCGATGCGGCCCTCCAGGGCGCGGCCGAGATCCTCAGCAGTTCGGCCCGCAGCTCCGACGTGCCCTGCCGCTACGGTGGCGAGGAATTCGCGATCATCCTTCCCGAGACGACGGCAGAGCAGGCACGCACGCTGTGCGAACGCATCCGCGAGTCGATCGCCGACCGGCACTGGCCCGCCCACCCCGACCGGAAGATCACCGTGTCGATCGGGATCGCTGGCTCGGAGGGCTCGACCGGCCTGCCGCCCGACCAGTGGGTGGCCCATGCCGACGCCACGCTGTATAAGGCCAAGGAAGCCGGTCGCGACCGCGTGATGCTGACCACGCTGACCAAGGGCGGCCCGAAGCTCGCCGCCGCAGGCTGA
- a CDS encoding acyloxyacyl hydrolase, whose product MRTPMVIHPFLAFAVAVLACHGGALAQDGAASDEPLRFVHEPWSGQAADEVAEPAIAFGQKDFDSWIVSYSAAYTGEALDQGFTLGYSEFLVDDIEWFLEGGLWSFYDRGRDAAFGLSASLGFRWHFIQEDRWSIFADVGIGVLGTTDHVPPDGTSFNFMPRAGVGFTRQIDEDIRLIGGVRWHHISNARTRGDSRNPARDAPQIYVGLVIPF is encoded by the coding sequence ATGCGTACGCCGATGGTGATACATCCGTTCCTTGCCTTCGCGGTCGCCGTTCTAGCGTGCCACGGCGGTGCACTGGCGCAAGACGGGGCGGCGAGCGACGAGCCGCTCCGCTTCGTGCACGAGCCGTGGAGCGGGCAAGCAGCCGACGAGGTTGCCGAGCCCGCGATCGCCTTCGGCCAGAAGGATTTCGACTCCTGGATCGTGTCGTACTCGGCCGCGTACACGGGAGAGGCCCTCGACCAGGGCTTTACCCTCGGCTACAGCGAGTTCCTGGTCGACGACATCGAGTGGTTTCTCGAAGGCGGGCTCTGGTCGTTCTACGACCGAGGCCGGGACGCCGCATTCGGCCTGAGCGCGAGCCTCGGCTTTCGTTGGCACTTCATCCAGGAAGATCGCTGGAGCATATTCGCCGACGTGGGCATCGGCGTGCTCGGCACGACCGACCACGTGCCGCCCGATGGCACGAGCTTCAACTTCATGCCGCGGGCGGGCGTGGGCTTCACGCGCCAGATCGACGAGGACATCCGCCTGATCGGCGGCGTGCGGTGGCACCACATCTCGAACGCTCGGACGCGCGGCGACAGCCGCAATCCGGCGCGCGATGCACCGCAGATCTACGTCGGCCTGGTCATACCGTTCTGA
- the alaS gene encoding alanine--tRNA ligase, with protein sequence MPNAPTTPNRSTWTGASVRASFIDFFKSLQKAPHPFVPSSPVVPLDDPTLLFTNAGMNQFKPLFLGQADPSSELGKLKCAANSQKCIRAGGKHNDLEDVGKDTYHHTFFEMLGNWSFGDYFKAEAIEWAWTLLTQVWGLPKDRLYASYFGGDEKQGLPADDEAKELWLRFLPPERVLPFGAKDNFWEMGDTGPCGPSSEIHFDRVGGRDASELVNADDPSVIEIWNLVFIQFDRQSDGSLKELPAKHVDTGMGLERVLSVLQGKPSNYDTDLFTPIFDALSKMTGTRPYTGKLGHEDEGQVDFAYRVVADHSRALTFAITDGAVPGNEGRGYVLRRILRRAVRMGWQKLGGKPGFLSELVPVIVEHYGEAFPELKRNSERVASIVRDEEESFGRTMERGVKLFEDIASEASRVFIIDFKDHRDAQGRNPFGFMMDTGQGQASDEQADLRGGLIGTEGIDWRGFASESRPTISGADAFQLYDTYGFPLDLTQVMAEERGLAVDVDGFHAAMAEQREQSRAGSKSQAEAGLALDADAIAKLQNLNVKPTEDVDKYHGREIRARVRAIWNGTDFDENTQASGRPDPIGVVFDVTNFYAEAGGQQADHGRVFVSKEARTSVKDSHHGGEFRVEGVKAYGGYVMHAGQMIRGELRVGDEVTLNIDNERRLNLAANHTTTHLFNYALREVVGGDTPPEQRGSMVAPDRMRFDFDASGPISPADLGRMETIVRQVLEQDHPVYADLVPQDKALEINGLRAVFGEKYPNPVRVVSIGAPIDKLLADPKNDAWMEFSVELCGGTHLATTAQAESFAIVHEEGVAKGIRRVVAVTRQEARRAIAQAHALAVELDEAAKVSDEQLEPEIARLGKMIDEAIIPVARKAELRGRLGALQDRAKAARKALAQQASKKAVEQAKTLAQSTGDGNPVVAIIDALGDRGAMQSALTEVRKTLPDSPIMLLSLDPDNKVALLADVPQTAISRGLKAGDWVRAVAQVVGGKGGGKPNQAQGGGPGGDRVREAADKGQEVALASMA encoded by the coding sequence GTGCCCAACGCCCCCACCACCCCCAACCGCTCGACATGGACGGGCGCCTCGGTCCGCGCGTCGTTCATTGACTTTTTCAAGAGCTTGCAGAAGGCGCCGCATCCGTTCGTGCCGTCGAGCCCGGTGGTGCCGCTCGACGATCCAACGCTGCTCTTCACCAACGCCGGCATGAACCAGTTCAAGCCGCTGTTCCTGGGACAGGCCGATCCTTCGAGCGAGCTCGGCAAGCTGAAGTGCGCCGCGAATAGCCAGAAGTGCATCCGCGCCGGTGGCAAGCACAACGACCTCGAGGACGTGGGCAAGGACACCTACCACCACACGTTCTTCGAGATGCTCGGCAACTGGTCCTTCGGCGACTACTTCAAGGCCGAGGCCATCGAGTGGGCGTGGACGCTGCTGACCCAGGTGTGGGGCCTGCCCAAGGACCGGCTGTACGCCAGCTACTTCGGCGGCGACGAGAAGCAGGGCCTGCCCGCCGACGACGAGGCGAAGGAGCTCTGGCTGCGCTTCCTGCCGCCCGAGCGCGTGCTGCCCTTTGGCGCAAAGGACAACTTCTGGGAGATGGGCGACACCGGGCCGTGCGGACCATCGAGTGAGATCCACTTCGATCGCGTCGGCGGACGCGATGCCAGCGAGCTTGTCAATGCCGACGATCCGAGCGTGATCGAGATCTGGAACCTCGTGTTCATCCAGTTCGATCGCCAGAGCGACGGCTCGCTCAAGGAGCTACCCGCCAAGCACGTCGACACCGGCATGGGCCTGGAGCGCGTGCTCAGCGTGCTGCAGGGCAAGCCCAGCAACTACGACACCGACCTGTTCACGCCGATCTTTGACGCACTCTCAAAGATGACCGGCACGCGGCCCTACACCGGCAAGCTCGGGCACGAGGACGAGGGCCAGGTCGACTTCGCCTACCGCGTCGTGGCCGACCATTCGCGGGCGCTGACGTTCGCCATCACCGACGGGGCCGTGCCGGGCAACGAAGGCCGCGGCTACGTGCTGCGCCGCATCCTGCGCCGGGCCGTACGCATGGGCTGGCAGAAGCTTGGTGGCAAGCCGGGCTTCCTGAGCGAGCTGGTGCCCGTGATCGTCGAACACTACGGCGAGGCGTTCCCCGAGCTGAAGCGCAATTCCGAGCGGGTGGCATCAATCGTCCGAGATGAAGAAGAAAGCTTCGGGCGGACTATGGAGCGTGGGGTAAAGCTGTTTGAAGATATTGCTTCCGAAGCCAGCCGAGTTTTTATCATCGACTTCAAAGACCACCGAGATGCGCAGGGACGCAATCCGTTTGGCTTCATGATGGACACCGGCCAAGGTCAGGCGTCAGATGAGCAAGCAGACCTCAGAGGCGGCCTAATTGGAACCGAGGGTATTGATTGGCGAGGATTTGCCTCGGAATCTCGCCCGACGATTTCCGGTGCCGACGCCTTCCAGCTCTACGACACCTACGGCTTCCCGCTCGACCTCACCCAGGTCATGGCCGAGGAACGCGGGCTCGCCGTCGACGTTGACGGATTCCACGCTGCGATGGCCGAGCAGCGCGAGCAGTCTCGCGCGGGCTCGAAGTCGCAGGCCGAAGCGGGGCTGGCGCTCGACGCCGACGCGATCGCCAAGCTGCAGAACCTCAACGTCAAACCCACCGAGGACGTCGACAAGTACCACGGCCGCGAGATCCGCGCTCGCGTCCGGGCCATCTGGAACGGTACCGACTTCGACGAAAACACCCAGGCCAGCGGCCGGCCCGACCCGATCGGCGTGGTCTTCGACGTGACGAACTTCTACGCCGAGGCGGGCGGCCAGCAGGCCGACCACGGACGGGTGTTCGTGAGCAAGGAAGCCCGCACGAGCGTGAAGGACAGCCACCACGGCGGCGAGTTCAGGGTCGAGGGCGTCAAGGCCTACGGCGGGTACGTGATGCACGCGGGGCAGATGATCCGCGGCGAGCTGCGGGTCGGCGACGAGGTCACGCTGAACATCGACAACGAGCGACGCCTGAATCTGGCGGCCAACCACACGACGACGCACCTGTTCAACTACGCCCTGCGCGAGGTCGTGGGCGGCGACACGCCGCCCGAGCAGCGCGGCTCGATGGTCGCGCCCGATCGCATGCGCTTCGACTTCGACGCCAGCGGCCCGATCTCGCCGGCAGACCTGGGCCGCATGGAGACCATCGTGCGGCAGGTGCTCGAGCAGGACCACCCGGTGTACGCCGACCTCGTGCCGCAGGACAAGGCGCTGGAGATCAACGGCCTGCGCGCCGTCTTCGGCGAGAAGTATCCCAACCCCGTGCGCGTCGTGTCCATCGGCGCCCCCATCGACAAGCTGCTGGCCGATCCGAAGAACGACGCCTGGATGGAGTTCTCCGTCGAGCTGTGCGGCGGCACGCATCTGGCGACGACGGCCCAGGCCGAGAGCTTCGCCATCGTGCACGAGGAGGGCGTCGCGAAGGGCATCCGCCGCGTCGTGGCGGTCACGCGTCAGGAAGCCCGCCGTGCAATCGCGCAGGCTCACGCGTTGGCGGTCGAGCTCGACGAGGCCGCGAAGGTGAGCGATGAGCAACTGGAGCCCGAGATTGCGCGGCTTGGCAAGATGATCGATGAAGCGATCATCCCCGTGGCACGCAAGGCGGAGCTACGCGGAAGGCTCGGCGCGCTGCAGGACCGAGCCAAGGCGGCGCGCAAGGCGCTGGCGCAGCAGGCCAGCAAGAAGGCCGTCGAGCAAGCCAAGACGCTCGCGCAGAGCACCGGCGACGGCAACCCCGTCGTTGCGATCATCGATGCGTTGGGAGATCGCGGCGCGATGCAGTCAGCGCTGACCGAGGTGCGCAAGACGCTGCCCGACTCGCCGATCATGCTCTTGAGCTTGGATCCCGATAACAAGGTTGCCCTGCTCGCCGACGTCCCCCAGACAGCCATCTCTCGTGGGCTGAAGGCCGGCGATTGGGTTCGGGCGGTCGCGCAAGTCGTTGGTGGCAAGGGCGGCGGCAAGCCGAACCAGGCCCAGGGCGGCGGGCCCGGGGGCGACCGCGTGCGCGAGGCCGCCGACAAGGGCCAGGAAGTGGCCCTCGCCTCGATGGCCTAA
- a CDS encoding AtpZ/AtpI family protein, with protein MPDPDSSPRIAAWRQRMGGWSAGVDFAATAITCVLIGFGIDFVAGTSPLFLLIGLCVGVVGGFVAFVRTGMRLNRSLKR; from the coding sequence GTGCCCGACCCCGACAGCAGCCCACGCATCGCGGCCTGGCGTCAGCGCATGGGCGGGTGGTCGGCGGGCGTCGACTTTGCCGCAACGGCCATCACCTGCGTGCTCATCGGGTTCGGCATCGACTTCGTCGCGGGAACGAGCCCGCTCTTCCTGCTCATCGGCTTGTGCGTGGGCGTCGTGGGCGGGTTCGTGGCGTTCGTCCGCACCGGCATGCGGCTCAACCGGAGCTTGAAGCGGTGA
- a CDS encoding metallopeptidase family protein yields MSDPVSEPVPEAFQERFDALLEQQLAALPDRVRAVLDEVPLHVMDEPDPVILKDLGVEPQDIAAATEELCGLHTGFMLTERPIELDAVLPNEIHLFRRGIALISGGWNADDETVAEQIRITLLHEIGHHFGLEEDDLDELGYA; encoded by the coding sequence GTGAGCGACCCCGTAAGCGAACCCGTCCCGGAGGCCTTCCAAGAACGATTCGACGCGCTGCTGGAGCAGCAGCTCGCGGCCCTGCCCGACCGCGTCCGCGCCGTACTCGACGAGGTGCCGTTGCACGTGATGGACGAGCCCGACCCGGTCATCCTGAAGGACCTGGGCGTGGAGCCGCAGGACATCGCCGCGGCGACCGAGGAACTCTGCGGCCTGCACACGGGCTTTATGCTGACCGAGCGGCCGATCGAGCTCGACGCCGTCCTGCCCAACGAGATCCACCTGTTCCGACGCGGGATCGCCCTGATCTCGGGCGGCTGGAACGCCGATGACGAAACGGTGGCCGAGCAGATCCGCATAACACTGTTGCACGAGATCGGCCACCACTTCGGGCTCGAAGAGGACGACCTCGACGAGTTGGGGTACGCCTGA
- the sppA gene encoding signal peptide peptidase SppA, which translates to MRPNRTLTYFAAGLLTLSAGATHALAQARERIGLLEISGTPADAPSPLAWLFGETEPTLSDLVSAIENAPGEQNLDHLVVRLKDAALSWAVVDELGQAIESVDIPVTVFAEQMGPTDLMLASRADRAVIQKAGDVSLPGLYMEEMFLADTLDWVGLNAQLIQVGAYKGANEQMTRSSPSEAWDENISGLLDSLYGHMVSTLADGRGTNRQGVESAMETLWMASAEDAVAAGMVDAAVDLPDLGETLTGEGSNPRWITISAGDEGNSFDTSNPFAMLQMLTEEPDTKLTGPTIAVLHLTGAIMTGDSGSGGLFGGQSIGSRTVRNELSELASNDMVRGVVLRIDSPGGSATASEIIWQGVQELAEQKPVWVSIGNMAASGGYYIAVGGQKIYANESSILGSIGVVGGKVSMAELYDTLKINVVGRARGPRADIFASAEPWSEQQIEIVRSKMAETYDQFTGRVTQGRPGIDLSKTAEGRLFLGSDAVRLKMADEVGTLDDAVADLADHVGLATYDVRHFPGPKSLTEILEESLGGFMGASAPTDASALPMVRAARAAVGEQAWTQMVHSLNSFSLLREEPVLLTAPSVVTFR; encoded by the coding sequence ATGCGCCCGAACCGCACGCTCACGTACTTCGCCGCCGGACTCTTGACTCTTTCGGCCGGCGCCACCCATGCCCTCGCCCAGGCGCGCGAGCGCATCGGGCTGCTGGAGATCTCCGGCACGCCCGCCGACGCGCCCAGCCCCCTGGCTTGGCTCTTCGGCGAGACCGAGCCAACGCTCAGCGACCTCGTGTCGGCGATCGAGAACGCCCCCGGCGAGCAGAACCTCGACCACCTGGTCGTGCGCCTCAAGGACGCCGCGCTGAGCTGGGCGGTCGTCGACGAACTCGGCCAGGCGATCGAGTCGGTCGATATCCCCGTCACGGTGTTCGCCGAGCAGATGGGCCCGACGGATCTCATGCTGGCCAGCCGGGCCGACCGCGCCGTGATCCAGAAGGCGGGCGATGTTTCGCTCCCGGGCCTGTACATGGAAGAGATGTTCCTGGCCGACACGCTCGATTGGGTGGGCCTGAATGCGCAGCTCATCCAGGTCGGCGCCTACAAGGGCGCCAACGAGCAGATGACGCGCTCGAGCCCCAGCGAGGCCTGGGACGAGAACATCAGCGGATTGCTCGACAGCCTCTACGGCCACATGGTCAGCACGCTGGCCGACGGCCGCGGTACGAACAGGCAGGGCGTCGAGTCGGCCATGGAGACGCTGTGGATGGCCAGCGCCGAGGACGCCGTCGCGGCCGGCATGGTCGACGCCGCCGTCGACCTGCCCGACCTGGGCGAAACGCTGACCGGCGAGGGCTCGAACCCGCGGTGGATCACCATCTCGGCCGGCGACGAGGGCAACAGCTTCGACACCTCCAACCCCTTCGCCATGCTGCAGATGCTGACCGAGGAGCCCGACACCAAGCTCACCGGCCCCACCATTGCCGTGCTGCACCTGACGGGCGCCATCATGACGGGCGATTCGGGCTCGGGCGGTCTCTTCGGCGGACAGAGCATCGGCAGCCGCACCGTGCGCAACGAGCTGTCCGAGCTCGCCAGCAACGACATGGTCCGCGGCGTCGTGCTCCGCATCGACTCGCCCGGCGGGTCGGCAACGGCCAGCGAGATCATCTGGCAGGGCGTGCAGGAGCTCGCCGAGCAGAAGCCCGTGTGGGTCAGCATCGGCAACATGGCCGCCTCGGGCGGGTACTACATCGCCGTCGGCGGGCAGAAGATCTACGCCAACGAGTCGAGCATCCTGGGCTCGATCGGCGTCGTGGGCGGCAAGGTCAGCATGGCCGAGCTCTACGACACGCTGAAGATCAACGTCGTCGGCCGGGCCCGCGGCCCGCGCGCCGATATCTTCGCGTCGGCCGAGCCCTGGAGCGAGCAGCAGATCGAGATCGTGCGCTCGAAGATGGCCGAGACCTACGACCAGTTCACCGGCCGCGTGACGCAGGGCCGGCCGGGCATCGACCTTTCCAAGACCGCCGAAGGCCGCCTGTTCCTGGGTAGCGACGCGGTGCGGCTAAAGATGGCCGACGAGGTCGGCACGCTCGACGACGCCGTCGCCGACCTGGCCGACCACGTCGGCCTGGCGACCTACGACGTCCGCCACTTCCCGGGCCCCAAGTCGCTCACCGAGATCCTCGAAGAGTCGCTCGGCGGATTCATGGGCGCCAGCGCCCCGACCGACGCGTCGGCCCTGCCGATGGTGCGGGCCGCCCGCGCCGCGGTGGGCGAGCAGGCGTGGACGCAGATGGTCCACTCGCTCAACTCGTTCAGCCTGCTCCGCGAAGAGCCCGTCCTGCTGACGGCGCCCAGCGTGGTGACGTTCCGCTGA
- the frr gene encoding ribosome recycling factor, with product MSTDPDTILLEAEDAMEKGVEYLKQELRGVRSGRASTALIEFLKVEYYGASTELKALAAISVPEPTQLLIKPFDQGAVGDIRRAIEAANLGLSPVVEDKSIRINVPTLTSERRQQLVARCKKVGEETKVVLRNARRDANKHADALAKDSSAHIGEDQVADLKDQIQEMLKKHEAEVDRRVADKSKEVLEV from the coding sequence ATGTCAACCGATCCCGACACCATCCTGCTCGAAGCAGAAGACGCCATGGAAAAGGGCGTGGAGTACCTCAAGCAGGAGCTTCGCGGCGTGCGCAGCGGCCGGGCCAGCACGGCGCTCATCGAGTTCCTGAAGGTCGAGTACTACGGCGCGAGCACCGAGCTCAAGGCGCTCGCCGCCATCAGCGTGCCCGAGCCCACGCAGCTGCTCATCAAGCCCTTCGATCAGGGCGCCGTTGGCGACATCCGCCGCGCCATCGAGGCTGCGAATCTGGGCCTGAGCCCCGTCGTCGAGGACAAATCGATCCGCATTAACGTGCCGACGCTGACCAGCGAGCGCCGCCAGCAGCTCGTCGCCCGCTGCAAGAAGGTGGGCGAAGAGACCAAGGTCGTCCTGCGCAACGCGCGGCGGGATGCCAACAAGCACGCCGACGCCCTCGCCAAGGACTCGAGCGCCCACATCGGCGAGGATCAGGTCGCCGACCTGAAGGACCAGATCCAGGAGATGCTCAAGAAGCACGAGGCCGAGGTCGACCGCCGCGTGGCCGACAAGAGCAAGGAAGTGCTCGAGGTCTAA
- the pyrH gene encoding UMP kinase: MHTVDEPSTAAQPRAADADREPSRLLLKLSGEAFGRSGAGVDPNLLTDICKEIAQATTLGAQLAIVVGGGNIIRGAQLAAAGLVQRATADHMGMLGTVINALALREGLTSVGVDSRVMSAIEIRAVAETFIRSRAIRHLEKGRVVILAGGTGNPYFSTDTCASLRAMELGCRVLLKATKVDGVYSADPNIDPSATKYDHLTFAQAIDKGLGVMDMTALAMCQEQDMPVVVFNFQKPGNIAAVIRGENIGTRLSVR, from the coding sequence ATGCACACCGTCGACGAGCCGAGCACAGCCGCGCAGCCCAGGGCTGCCGATGCCGACCGCGAGCCCTCGCGGCTCCTGCTCAAGCTCAGCGGCGAGGCATTCGGCCGCTCGGGCGCGGGCGTCGACCCCAACCTGCTCACCGACATCTGCAAGGAAATCGCCCAGGCGACGACGCTCGGAGCCCAGCTGGCCATCGTGGTGGGCGGGGGCAACATCATCCGCGGCGCCCAGCTCGCGGCGGCCGGCCTGGTGCAGCGGGCGACGGCCGACCACATGGGCATGCTCGGCACGGTCATCAACGCCCTGGCGCTCCGTGAGGGCTTGACCTCGGTGGGCGTCGACAGCCGGGTGATGAGCGCCATCGAGATCCGCGCCGTCGCCGAGACGTTCATCCGGAGCCGTGCCATCCGCCACCTCGAGAAGGGGCGCGTGGTCATCCTGGCTGGCGGAACGGGCAACCCGTACTTCTCGACCGATACCTGCGCCTCGCTGCGGGCGATGGAGCTGGGCTGCCGCGTCCTGCTGAAGGCCACCAAGGTCGACGGCGTGTACTCGGCCGATCCCAACATCGATCCGAGCGCAACCAAGTACGACCACCTGACCTTTGCCCAGGCCATCGACAAGGGCCTGGGCGTGATGGACATGACCGCCCTTGCCATGTGCCAGGAGCAGGACATGCCCGTCGTCGTGTTCAACTTCCAGAAGCCCGGCAACATCGCGGCGGTCATCCGCGGCGAGAACATCGGCACCCGACTCTCCGTGCGATAA